Part of the Pseudomonadota bacterium genome is shown below.
TTCAGGGCTTTCAAAGGTAAACTCGATTTCCTGGGGGTTCCAGCCCTTTTCATAGACCAGTTCCCTGGAGAAGGTGAGCAGGGCGTTATATATTTCCGGAAACAGCACCTCAAGGGTATTATCCGGTGATCGGCCGTCAATGGCCGCCTGTTCAAGGGAGACCGGATAGGTTGTGACCAGGCCGCTGACAATATCTTCTCCCTGATCGCCGGGCGCATAATCTCCCCAGAGCGCAACGCGCCTGACCTTACGATAGGGGTGGGCGGTGAACAACACACCGCTGCCGGATTCCGGGTTCTTGTTTCCAAAAACCATGGTCTGAACAATCACCGCTGTGCCCCATGATTCGGAAACATCCATCAATGACCGGTAATCCTTTGTTTTGGGAGTGTTCCAGGAATCAAGCACCATTTCAACCGCTCCGGTGAGCTGCAGCCAGGGATCATCCGGGATGCCGGTGCCGATATTGCGCACCGTTTTCTGATACTCAAGGGCCAGGGCCTTCATCTGTTCCGGGAGAAACAGGCGTTTCACCGAGACGCCGTGGGTCTGTTTGGCCTCATCCATCAGGGACTGGAAAACTTCCCTTTCCACGCCCCTGGTCATGGCCCAGGACTGGAGGAAGCGGCGATAATTATCCCAGGCGAGATATTCTTTTCCGGTGGTTTTGGCGAATTCTTCAACAATTTCCTGGTTGAGGCCGACGTTGTGGATGGTGGCCATCATGCCGGGCATGGAGATCGCCGCGCCGCTGCGTACTGAAAGCAGCAAGGGGTTTTCCGTGTCGCCGAATCTGCGACCGGTCAGGTTTTCAAGGACGGTAAGGGATTTTCGTACCTGGAACATGAATTCATCGCGGGCCAGGGAAAAACTGCTGACAACCGGCCAGCATCGGAATATTTCCGTGGTAATGATAAAACCGGGAGGAACGGGTTTTCCTTCGCTTGCAAGCTGCGTGAGGTTGTATCCTTTGTTTCCCAGGTGAATCAGGTTGTTGGTCCGTGGATTGCTTTTGTGGAGAAAGCTTATGGCGTTTTCCGGATTGTAGGTCATCAGCAGGTCAAGGCTTTGTTCGTCAAGGGATTCTTTCTGGCGTTCAAGGGTCTGATAGATCCTGGTAATGAAATTATCCAGCAGCTGCAACCCGAAGGTGCCGGAGATCAAATCCCGCAGAAAAGTTTCCGACAACTGGTGCATGCGCCGGGTCTCGCTTGAGCTGTCGTCGGTTTTGTCGTGATTGTTCACCACCAGGGAGTTGTATTTCTGCAGCATGTTTTCCGGATGGATCTGCGGCAGGATTATGCTCAGGTTGTTCTGGTGAATATTGGTGTAATAGGCATAAATTACATCTTTTACACCCTCAGAAAGCCCGCGGAAAATATCCAGGTATTGTGTGAAGGAAAATCGTTTTATGTCTGAGGAGGTTGCCAGAAGCGATATGTAGGTTTCAAGGCGCCGGCTGGTGATTCCGTCAATTCTCAAGGCTCGTATATAGATCCTGAGGCATTTGAGAATCCGGATGAAAGTCGCCCGGGTGATAAATGACAGGTTGACGGTTTCGGGCAGTTTCTCAAGATAGATGTTTGCCATGTTTTCAAGGCGGAAGGTCAGGCCCAGGGCATCGAACTTTCGTTCCCGATATCTGCCGTACACCGAGGGAATGTCGGTGGCAATATGACGCTTGTGGTAAATATCTTCCTTTGCTTCAAAGGTCTCAGGGCTCAGAATAATTGCCTGGAGGCCCTCCAGGTGATCCAGCAGGGAAGCCAGGCATTGGAAGGTGTCACAGATTTCAAGGTCGGCAATCAGGGTTTCCATTTCCGGAAACCCCCCATTCACTGCCATTTCCAGCTGGTGCTTGAGTTCCTGGGTGCCGAGGTTGTATTTCAGGTCTAAAAGTTTGTACATGCTGACCAGCAATTGGAAGCGTTTCTTTTCTGTAGGATCAATATCCACGAGATTGTCGAGAAAGGCTTTCATCCTAAGGTCGTCGAGGTTCAGCAGGTCCTTGGTGCTTTTGACCTCCGGCAGGCGGTAAAATTCCTTGATCAGCTTGTGAAGCTCATCAATAAACGGCCCCTCGGTTTTGATCTGCCTCAGGATCTCTTCAGGAAGAAAAGGACTGAGAGGGGCTTTTTCCCTGGTGCGCCAGAAGTCAAAGATCGCTTCGATAAAACCGACAATCAGATTGCTGCTTTCAACGTGACTTTGCTTGCGAAGAAAATGGATCAACAGGTCTTTGCGCTTATGGGTTTCGTCTGCCTCGGTTGAAACATCCCGCAACAACCCTTCGGCGCCGATTTCGTTGAAAAACACCGGGATAAGTTTGGTAAACTGCTTGACCAGGTTATACACCGGTTCCACCGGATGGTTGAGAAGTCTTGAGATATCGCGCTGGAAGAGGTCGGTATCTTTAATGCAGGTGCCGGTGAGTTTGAGGTTGATAATCAGCGCCGAAAAAAGCGTTGCGCACCATTTGGGCTCCTGCATGATCAGGTTCAGCCAGACACGGATATTCGCAAGATGGGCGGGGTTGGTGATCGGTTGCCAGTCCTCATCCACGCCCACGACATTGGCGTACTGAAATCCGAAGCGCACCGTTTCCCATAAGAATGTTTCAACCAGCCGGCTGTTGCCGCGGTTAAAGACCTCGGTTCCCAGGACCTGAATACATTGCATGGAGGTATGCGGGTATTTACGGACATTTGCCTTGAGAAGCTTGAAGGTGGTCAGCAGAAAGCTCTCAATTTCTTCAAAGGTTTGCTGTTTGATGAGCAGCACCAGGCTTCGGTTTATCTCTCGAAGGGTTTCTTCATGAATCAGCCCAAGGCCTGCCGTATCCATGATCCGGAACAGGAAAAGAAGTTTGCGGTTTTCGGAGAACCTGTCGCGGTCTTCCTTTTCTTCAGCGGAATCCCGCTGGTTTTCATCTCCCAGGTTTTCGGTCACCTCCTTATACAGTTTTACAATATCCATATGGGATGGCAGCGCCAGGAGCTTTTCGGTGTTTTCCGGCGAGTGGTCCGGGTGTATCGATTTCAGGGTTTTCAAGTGTTCCTGAAAGGTTCCATGGGAAATGGCATTAAAAAGCTGCCCGGCTTTCCAGCCTTCGCACATGTCGCCGCAGGTAGCGGTGAACCACGGGAAGGGATCTTCTTCCGAGAGCCAGTAATTGTAATTGAGTGTAAGTATTTTTTTAAGCAGCCTTGCAACCGGGGTAAAATCATAGGTTGTGCCGGTCTCCGGAACTTCCTGCTTTTTTGCCAGGGTAAATATTTCTCTGGATATCTTTTTTACCGGGTGATGCCCCTGAACAATATGCAGCAGGATCGGGTCGTCGAGCTCGTAGAGAAAGGTGAAGGCCCTGGCGAGAGATTGTTCATAGGTTTTGAAGCTCTGGTCATCAAGGGTTGAGATCTGTTTGTCCAGATAGGCAAGGTAGGATTCCAGAGCCAGGGAAAGAAGAGGGACATTCTTCTGGCTGGATTTGATGGCCTGGGAGAAAATCTGGGTAAACAGTTCCAGTGCCTGGGGGCCGTTTTCATGCCTCCGGTAAAGGTCGCAGTTTTTCAGGACAAAGGTTCTGAGTTTGGGGAGGATAAGGTTCCAGTTGCGAAACGGATGGCTTATCTCATAAAGAAGAGCATTTAAATTGTTGAGTATGCCCTTATATCCGGAAACAACCTCGATCAAAACTTCATAGGCGGGATCAATGGAAACCTCATCCACAGCGGTTTCCAGAAGGTTTGCTTTAAGGGCGTCGGACTCGATGGCCTGATCGGTATTGTTGTTCATTTATGGGGTTTTCCTGAGAGGTTACGGGGGAGAATACACTTCAAAGAGTATAGGTGAAATTCGCCTTGCCCGCAACGACAGAATATCTGTTATCACGGCGAGTGGAACTGTGGCGGGTGTTTTACGGCAGGAATTCATGAAACAACAAACAAGGCGTTCTTGGGTTCAACCTGAAAAGAGTTCAGATGCACATAAAAAAGCAGGGCCGGGATAACCTTTCCCGGCCCTGCAGGTTATATCATTGTTTCATCTTACAGAGGTTTCTGTGCTTCCATGAGCAGGACGAGATCAAGCATTCTGTTTGAATAGCCCCATTCGTTGTCATACCAGCTCAAAACTTTCACCATGGTGCCGCCGATGACTTTTGTTGAGAGGCCGTCAACCACCGAGGAGTGCGGGTTGCCCTGGTAGTCGATGGAGACCAGCGGTTCGTCGGTATAGCCGAGGAATCGGTTTGCCGCATCTTTGAGCGCCTGATTCACCTCGATGGCGGTGGTTTCGTTTTCCACCTCGATCACCGCGTCAACCACCGAGACGTTGGGGGTCGGCACCCGGACGGCCATGCCGTCGAATTTCCCCTTGAGTTCCGGGAGAACCAGGGATACCGCGGCCGCGGCGCCGGTTTTTGTCGGAATCATCGACAATGCCGCGGCGCGTGCCCTTCTCAGGTCGCTGTGGGGAAAATCCAGGATGCGCTGGTCGTTGGTATAGGCATGAATCGTGGTCATCAGGCCTCTTTTTATGCCGAAACGGTCAAGGATGACCTTGGCAACCGGCGCCAGGCAATTGGTGGTGCAGGAGGCATTGGAAATAATATGGTGCTCGGTGGGATCATACTCGTGCTCGTTGACCCCCATGACGATGGTTTTGACGTTGCCTTTGGCAGGAGCGGAAATAATCACCTTTTTTGCGCCGGCCTCCAGGTGGGCCTGGGCTTTTTCATCGCTGGTAAAAAGCCCGGTGGACTCGAGAACATAATCCACCCCGAGATCTCCCCAGGGAATGTCTGCGGGGTTGCGGTGGTTGAATATTTCCACATGGCGGTCGTCAACCTTGATACCCTTGTCGTCGGAAGTCACCGCTCGCTTGTAAACCCCCATTACCGAATCGTATTTCAACAGATGGGCCGAGGTCTTGTTGTCCGTCAGATCATTGATGGCGACGATCTCTATATCGGCAAAGGCCGCGTCTGTCTCAATGGCCCGGAAAATATTTCTTCCTATTCGCCCAAATCCGTTAATCCCAACTTTTATTGCCATTCCTGACCTCCTTTGAGTCAATTTTATTGAAGCACTCGCAGCAGGAAAGCCAGGGCTCCGGGCTGCGGGAAATCTTCACATGAAAGGACTTTTTTATTGTTATAGCCGTTTCGTTATCCATCCAAGGGGCAGACCCCCATCTTATATTTGTTCACTGGTGCTGATTAATGTCAAGGCTTCCTGATAGAGCGAGATATAATGTTCCACCACTTTTTTCCAGGTGTAATTGTCATGAATGTGCCGGACCGCTTTCTGCTGGATTTTTTTGATAGTATCGGGCGAACGCCGATATATCTGCAGGGCTTTCTGCATGGCGGCCATCAGGGCCGCCGAGTTGTGGTCCTGATAGGCAAAGCCCGTCTCGTTGTCCACGACCTTGACCAGTCCGCCCACATGATGAACAATGGGAATATTCCCGTAAAGCTGCGCTATATAGTCAGTCAAGCCGCATGGCTCGTATTGTGAAGGGATGAGAAAGAAGTCGCCTGCGGCATAAATCTTATTTGCAAGAACAGGATCATATCCAAACAATACACAGATGCGACCGCTGCTTTTTTTCTTTTTTGTCAGCTCAATAAGGCTGTTTTCAATCTCTTTGTCTCCGGTTCCAAGCAGCAGCACCTGAAAATTTGTATCCATGGCAAGCAGAGCATCAAGGGCGCCGATCAGTTTGTCCACCCCTTTTTGGAATGTCAATCTGCCCACCAGGGTAAACAGCGGCTGGCCGGGCCGGTCTTCGATGCTGCCGGTTTGCAGTATTCTGTCGAGCTTTCGGTCGTTTATCAGTTTCATCAGTTCTTTCCGGCATTTTTTCTTGCCGGCCAGGTCTCCGGATAACGGGTCGAACCCTGCGGCAATTCCCAGTTGTTTTGGCTTGCCGGGATTAAAATCTTCAGGGTTGATGCCGTTGGTCACCCCAACAAGCCTGACACCTCTCTTTAACAGCTCATGGCCGAGCCAGCCGGTCATCACATCATCTTCAGTTTCCCTGAGTTCGCGGGCATAATTCTCGCTGACCGTGTTCATCACCGAATAAGGCGAGGCCGCCAGGAAAGGATCAAAATAATCATGCAGCAGGCTGTTTATCATCGTTCTGGTGGGAAGGCCGCAGATTGTCTGGGCAAATGGCAGATCGCCCACCTCCTGATGGTAGCCGATGCCGGCGTTGTGGATGGTGACGATGAACCCCGTTTTTCTGAAAAAGTGACGATAGCCCTCGGTTTCGCGAATCATGGCGGGCAGAATAGCGGTGTGGCCGTCCTGGCAGTGGATGATGTCCGGAACCTCATTCAGGCAGATCATCAAGGCGATGGAGGCTTTTTGCAGAAGAACATTCATTGCAAAATAATCAAAATGGCCGTCGCCTTGCCGATTCGAGAGATTTTCAGCCTCTTCTTCCGCTGTATACGTATAGATGCTGCGCTTTTCCCGATACCTCTGGGCGTCCACCAGATATATGGAAACGCGGCCGTTTCTTGACCAGATTGTTACGCGCTCCCTTCTTTCGAGCCCCACATAGGGCATGTCCACATCAAAGGCAAGACCAAGGGGTTTGAATCCCAGCTGTTCGGGGTTCATGGAACCGTACAGGGGCATGACAACGCTGACTTTCTTGCCGGCTTCGGCAAGTGCCTCGGAAAGCTGCATTGATACATCTTTCACGCCGCCGGCGCCGGCGATGCCGTCGTATTCACGGGTTATCATCCAGATCTTGCTGATTGATTTTTTTGAACGTCTGCGAACCATGTATAGTCCTCGTACCGATAAATTGAAGCGGTTCTTTTTATTAAGTCAAAAAAACCGCAAAAAGAAAAAACAAATATAAATATCTTCAGGTTGTTTAGGCTGTAAGCTAAAGGTAGTTAGCTTGTTTATCGCCTAATCGCCTGCAGTTTCTTGAGAAACCATCAGGCGATTGTCCGCTGCCGTAACAGGTGATCCACAAGCGTCAGGCAGACCATTGCTTCGCAGACCGGGATAATTCTCGGTATTGCGGAAATATCATGGCGGCCGCCGATCGTAATCTTTACGGGATTGCCGTCCAGGTCAATGGTGTCCTGTTCTTTTGAAATTGACGGGATCGGCTTGACCGCCACCCGTGTAACGATAGCATCGCCGTTTGATATTCCCGCAAGGATGCCGCCGGACCTGTTTGAAGCAAAACCGGCAGCGGTAATCGGATCGTTGTTTTCTGAGCCGGTAAGGCCTGCCGCCTCAAAACCTGCACCGATTTCAACGCCTTTGACGGCGCCGATTGACATGAGTGCTCCGGCAAGTTCGGCATCAAGTTTGTCAAATACTGGTTCGCCAAGGCCGGCCGGGCAGCCTTGCACGAGAATTTCGACAATGCCGCCCAGGGAATCCCCCTGCTTTCGGACTTCATCAACCCGGGCCTCCATGCGGGTGGCAGCTGCACTGTCCGGACAAAAGAGTCGGTTGTTATTTATTGCATCAAGGTCGCGTTTTTTGGCGACAACCCCACCAAGGGCAATAGTGTAAGCGGTGACCGTGATGCCCTGGGCCAAAAGCAGTTTTCTGGCAACGGCGCCGGCGGCAACCCGTGCCGCGGTTTCCCTGGCTGAAGCCCTGCCACCGCCCCGGTGGTCCCGGATACCGTATTTTTTAAGATAGGTGATATCGCCGTGACCCGGGCGGAAGATTTTTTCCAGGTGGTCATAGGATTTACTGTGCGCGTCTTTATTGAAAATTACTATGCTGATCGGCGTGCCGGTGGTTTTTCCTTCAAAGATTCCGGAGAGGATCTCCGCACGGTCCGGTTCTTTTCTGGGGCTTGCCGGACCACCGCCACCCGGCTTTCTCCGGTCCATATCCTGCTGAATATCGTTTTCAGACAGGGGAATATTCGGGGGGCAACCGTCAATGGTCACCCCAACTGCGGTGCCGTGTGATTCGCCCCAGGTGGTAATTTGAAAAACCTTTCCAAATGTATTGCCGGCCATTGATCTGTGGTTCCTGTAGTAAAAGGTTGCTATGAAAGTTTCCCGCTCGCGAGGATGGGGGGCGTGGAATTGCTGTTCAGCAAATTTTCTTTTGTTTATTGCATATTAGAAACTTTTACGGTATTTCACAAGCCGGTGTCAAGCTCAAGGGCCTTTTGTTTAGGGCTTTTCATTGATTTGAATAGAAAGTTTACTATATTACAGAATTAATACTTGAAAAAAGAGATAAACATAGACACGGTTTAGTGACTGGGGATTAAGTGAAATATGAATAATATCATAGTGTTGGCAACGCGCAACAAGGGAAAGATCAGGGAATTTCAAGAGTTATTAAAGGATTCTGACATTGAAATCAGAAGCCTGAATGATTTCGGGCCGATTCCGGAAGTGGTTGAAGACGGCGCGACCTTTGATGATAATGCCTACAAAAAGGCGCTCTTTACCGCGAAAATTCTCGGGCTGCCGGCAGTATCCGATGATTCAGGTCTGGTTGTCGAGGCCTTGAATGGCGCGCCTGGTGTGATATCAGCTCGATACGCCGGAGAAAAGGCAACGGATCAGGAAAATATCGCCAAGCTGTTACGGGAAATGGAAGGCAAAACCGACAGAAAAGCCGCCTTTGAATGCGTCATTTCCATTGCCGTTCCCAGTGGTCCGGCTCTGACCTATGAGGGCAGGTGTGAAGGCGAGATTGCCACCGAACCTCAGGGCAGCGACGGTTTTGGCTATGATCCGGTTTTTTATTGTCCTGAATACGGCAAAACCTTTGCCCAGTGTTCCGCAGAGGAAAAAAACCGGGTGAGTCATCGGGGGAAGGCCCTTTCCCAGGTGGCAGGAGAGCTTGCAATGATTATGAAGTGGCTCAAGGCAAGGACCCAAGAGGCCAAGCCGCCGAAACCGGATCATGCGCAGTTTGAACACAACGACTGGTCTGAAGATAAACAGGTTTGAATGCGCTTAAGGATATTCCATGAAAAGAACTCCTGAGCCGGAATTAATGAATGGCACAGAGCAGGCTGAGGCTTATGCAGCCGCAGATTTTTCCGAGCCGCACAATATGTTCGTTGAGTTGTTTAAAGAGGCTTTTCCTGGCTTTGCTCTGGGCACGGTTGTTGATCTTGGCTGCGGTCCTGCGGATATAAGCATCAGAATTTCTCAAGCCTTTCCGTTATGCACGGTTCATGCTGTAGACGGGGCGCCCAACATGCTTGTCCTGGCTCAGAAAAGAATAGAAGAGCTGTCCCTGCCTGAAAGAATTACCCTTATCAATGGGATGTTGCCCGAGGTAAATACCCCCCTTGAAAAATATAATGCGGTGATTTCAAACAGCCTGTTGCATCATCTCCATGATCCGCATGTTCTCTGGACCTGTATCAAGCAATACGGTAAAACCGGGAGCTGCGTTTTTGTCATGGATCTTCTGAGGCCTGAGAGTGAGGCCGCGGCCCGGGAATTTGTTGAAAAATACACAGGGGAAGAACCCCCCATTCTCAAGGAAGATTTTTATAACTCTCTGCTGGCGGCCTATACACTTGAAGAAGTCGGGGGGCAACTTGCCAGGGCAGGTCTTTCGAACCTCGTGATTGAACAGGCCAGTGACCGGCATTTTGTCGTAAAGGGAATTATAAAAGACCCCTGATAATTCAAAGTTTCTAATCGTCAAGGCCTACAAGTTCAATATCACCCCAGGCGCCGAGCTGATCGCCTCGTATGATCACCGCGCCGATAATTCCGGTAATTGACTTCGCCACCCCAAGTGCCCGGTTAATATCATCCGCTTTGATAATTTCATTGCCAAGCCTTGTTGCCACGGCATCGGCAAGAGAAGTGGATGGGGCGAGAACCGTAACCGAATCCGCTGATCCCAGACTCAAGGAATGGCCCACCGTCCCGGAGGATGTACAGATGCCCAGTGGCATTTGTCGGCTCGGGATAGCAAGCCCCACCTTGTATGATAAGGGCGAATCGCCGGCAAATATGCTCACGGTGCAGTTGTTTTTTTTCTGAAGAAAGATATCCCCGCCGTTTTCAACCATAATCTCATTAATCTCATGGGTTAACAGGCCCTTGCCGACAAATTCGGCGATGGCTCCGGCAACTGCAGCCATTGGTCCGACCTGCGCTGCCGCGCCGGCCCGCATCATATCTTTGGCTATGGGTGGGGCCAGGTTGTCAAAGGGGACCGGCAGCAGGGAGGTGAGGAATTTCGCATGGGTTGCAATATACTGCTCCAACTGGTTTCGGTACTGCACAACGAGATGAGTCGCTTCCCGGGTGAGATCCCTGGCCGCGAGGATGTGGAGATCCGTTTCTCGGACCTTGATTTCGGTAGCAACAAGGTTGTCCGCAGCAATTATTTTTCGATAGGCTCGGTCTTTAAAAGAATCCGGAGCGCTTTTTTTCTTTTTTGGTTTACCGGTCAATTGAGGTGATGGTATGTTTTTTGAGGGTTTAATTATCGAGTATAAATTGCCAGCGAAGTTTTGCGCCAATCATCCAGAGCTGTATTGTGACGGATTTAACAATAGTTGAATATTGAATAACGAACAAGGAATTATGAACTGCTGAATTTCGTTAATGGAGCTTTAAGGGATGAAAAGCGCAGTTAAAACATAATGAAAGAAATCATTAGACAAAAACTCATTATTTTTACCCGATATCCGGAACCGGGAAACACCAAGACCAGGCTGATTCCTGCTCTTGGTCCGGATGGCGCTGCAGATTTTCAAAAACGAATGACTGAATCAATATTCCAGGAAATCAAGCAGGTTGTTGTCAGGCAAGGTGTTGAGGTAGATGTTTATTATGAAGGCGGCGATGATAATTCAATGCGGCAATGGCTTGGGCCGGAAGTATCGTATTTCCCTCAACGAGGAGGAGACATTGGAGAGCGGATGAACCATGCGTTTCACGAAGCATTTGATTCCGGCGCCGAGCAGGTGGTGATTATAGGAACTGACTGCCCGTCTTTAACTGATGAAATCGTTTCTAATGCCTTTGATAAGCTTGAGAGCCACGATCTTGTTTTAGGACCGGCACTTGATGGCGGATATTATCTCATTGGTCTGAACCGCCCGATAAATAAATTGTTTGAAGGTATATCCTGGGGATCGGGGATAGTGCGTGAACAGACAAAATCCATCGCTAAAAACCTATGGTTACAGGTATATGAAGTAGATATCCTTGTGGATATTGATAGACCGGAGGATATTATTTATTTTCAAACGAGTTAGCCAGTTCAGGGCTTGAGCCGGCTGCGGATATCCTTGTCTTTTATCAGGGAGAGGAAAATTTTTGTTGATTGTGAGAGATAAGGAAAGGAAAAGGAGTTTTTCAGAAAGGGCGAGGATTTTGTAAGGGTTCCCACCAGGAGCATAAAAAGAAGGTTCACAACAATAAATGCTTTAATAAAACCGAATAAACTTCCCAGGCCCCTGTCGGCCCAGCCGAGCAAGGCAAAGGAAACAACCTTTTTTAATAGTTTTCCAAGAAAAATGACGGCAAAATAGACCACCAGAAAAATCAGACAGTAACTTACAATAAAACCGATTTGTGGTTTGAGAAAAGGGATTTCAATATGCGTTGAGGATCCATAAAAATAGCCAACGGCGGCATAGCCCAGAACAAGGGCAAGAATGGACGCGGTCTGGCTGATGAATCCTTTCCAGGCCCCCCAGGCGATAAATAGAATAAATATTGAAAAGACTATAAG
Proteins encoded:
- a CDS encoding phosphoenolpyruvate synthase, with product MNNNTDQAIESDALKANLLETAVDEVSIDPAYEVLIEVVSGYKGILNNLNALLYEISHPFRNWNLILPKLRTFVLKNCDLYRRHENGPQALELFTQIFSQAIKSSQKNVPLLSLALESYLAYLDKQISTLDDQSFKTYEQSLARAFTFLYELDDPILLHIVQGHHPVKKISREIFTLAKKQEVPETGTTYDFTPVARLLKKILTLNYNYWLSEEDPFPWFTATCGDMCEGWKAGQLFNAISHGTFQEHLKTLKSIHPDHSPENTEKLLALPSHMDIVKLYKEVTENLGDENQRDSAEEKEDRDRFSENRKLLFLFRIMDTAGLGLIHEETLREINRSLVLLIKQQTFEEIESFLLTTFKLLKANVRKYPHTSMQCIQVLGTEVFNRGNSRLVETFLWETVRFGFQYANVVGVDEDWQPITNPAHLANIRVWLNLIMQEPKWCATLFSALIINLKLTGTCIKDTDLFQRDISRLLNHPVEPVYNLVKQFTKLIPVFFNEIGAEGLLRDVSTEADETHKRKDLLIHFLRKQSHVESSNLIVGFIEAIFDFWRTREKAPLSPFLPEEILRQIKTEGPFIDELHKLIKEFYRLPEVKSTKDLLNLDDLRMKAFLDNLVDIDPTEKKRFQLLVSMYKLLDLKYNLGTQELKHQLEMAVNGGFPEMETLIADLEICDTFQCLASLLDHLEGLQAIILSPETFEAKEDIYHKRHIATDIPSVYGRYRERKFDALGLTFRLENMANIYLEKLPETVNLSFITRATFIRILKCLRIYIRALRIDGITSRRLETYISLLATSSDIKRFSFTQYLDIFRGLSEGVKDVIYAYYTNIHQNNLSIILPQIHPENMLQKYNSLVVNNHDKTDDSSSETRRMHQLSETFLRDLISGTFGLQLLDNFITRIYQTLERQKESLDEQSLDLLMTYNPENAISFLHKSNPRTNNLIHLGNKGYNLTQLASEGKPVPPGFIITTEIFRCWPVVSSFSLARDEFMFQVRKSLTVLENLTGRRFGDTENPLLLSVRSGAAISMPGMMATIHNVGLNQEIVEEFAKTTGKEYLAWDNYRRFLQSWAMTRGVEREVFQSLMDEAKQTHGVSVKRLFLPEQMKALALEYQKTVRNIGTGIPDDPWLQLTGAVEMVLDSWNTPKTKDYRSLMDVSESWGTAVIVQTMVFGNKNPESGSGVLFTAHPYRKVRRVALWGDYAPGDQGEDIVSGLVTTYPVSLEQAAIDGRSPDNTLEVLFPEIYNALLTFSRELVYEKGWNPQEIEFTFESPEAKDLYILQTRDMITIKKKESFSVFAEFNDIEKNFLGKGIGVSGSALSGRAVFSAENIETLRKEDPDTPLILIRQDTVPEDIRDISMADGLLTARGGQTSHAAVVTLRLEKTCVVGCHALKVYETEEYCEINDLTIRFGDPLSIDGRNGLLLKGRHPIKKEMQILPL
- the gap gene encoding type I glyceraldehyde-3-phosphate dehydrogenase gives rise to the protein MAIKVGINGFGRIGRNIFRAIETDAAFADIEIVAINDLTDNKTSAHLLKYDSVMGVYKRAVTSDDKGIKVDDRHVEIFNHRNPADIPWGDLGVDYVLESTGLFTSDEKAQAHLEAGAKKVIISAPAKGNVKTIVMGVNEHEYDPTEHHIISNASCTTNCLAPVAKVILDRFGIKRGLMTTIHAYTNDQRILDFPHSDLRRARAAALSMIPTKTGAAAAVSLVLPELKGKFDGMAVRVPTPNVSVVDAVIEVENETTAIEVNQALKDAANRFLGYTDEPLVSIDYQGNPHSSVVDGLSTKVIGGTMVKVLSWYDNEWGYSNRMLDLVLLMEAQKPL
- a CDS encoding glycogen/starch synthase, with protein sequence MITREYDGIAGAGGVKDVSMQLSEALAEAGKKVSVVMPLYGSMNPEQLGFKPLGLAFDVDMPYVGLERRERVTIWSRNGRVSIYLVDAQRYREKRSIYTYTAEEEAENLSNRQGDGHFDYFAMNVLLQKASIALMICLNEVPDIIHCQDGHTAILPAMIRETEGYRHFFRKTGFIVTIHNAGIGYHQEVGDLPFAQTICGLPTRTMINSLLHDYFDPFLAASPYSVMNTVSENYARELRETEDDVMTGWLGHELLKRGVRLVGVTNGINPEDFNPGKPKQLGIAAGFDPLSGDLAGKKKCRKELMKLINDRKLDRILQTGSIEDRPGQPLFTLVGRLTFQKGVDKLIGALDALLAMDTNFQVLLLGTGDKEIENSLIELTKKKKSSGRICVLFGYDPVLANKIYAAGDFFLIPSQYEPCGLTDYIAQLYGNIPIVHHVGGLVKVVDNETGFAYQDHNSAALMAAMQKALQIYRRSPDTIKKIQQKAVRHIHDNYTWKKVVEHYISLYQEALTLISTSEQI
- the aroC gene encoding chorismate synthase; the protein is MAGNTFGKVFQITTWGESHGTAVGVTIDGCPPNIPLSENDIQQDMDRRKPGGGGPASPRKEPDRAEILSGIFEGKTTGTPISIVIFNKDAHSKSYDHLEKIFRPGHGDITYLKKYGIRDHRGGGRASARETAARVAAGAVARKLLLAQGITVTAYTIALGGVVAKKRDLDAINNNRLFCPDSAAATRMEARVDEVRKQGDSLGGIVEILVQGCPAGLGEPVFDKLDAELAGALMSIGAVKGVEIGAGFEAAGLTGSENNDPITAAGFASNRSGGILAGISNGDAIVTRVAVKPIPSISKEQDTIDLDGNPVKITIGGRHDISAIPRIIPVCEAMVCLTLVDHLLRQRTIA
- a CDS encoding XTP/dITP diphosphatase; translated protein: MNNIIVLATRNKGKIREFQELLKDSDIEIRSLNDFGPIPEVVEDGATFDDNAYKKALFTAKILGLPAVSDDSGLVVEALNGAPGVISARYAGEKATDQENIAKLLREMEGKTDRKAAFECVISIAVPSGPALTYEGRCEGEIATEPQGSDGFGYDPVFYCPEYGKTFAQCSAEEKNRVSHRGKALSQVAGELAMIMKWLKARTQEAKPPKPDHAQFEHNDWSEDKQV
- a CDS encoding class I SAM-dependent methyltransferase; its protein translation is MKRTPEPELMNGTEQAEAYAAADFSEPHNMFVELFKEAFPGFALGTVVDLGCGPADISIRISQAFPLCTVHAVDGAPNMLVLAQKRIEELSLPERITLINGMLPEVNTPLEKYNAVISNSLLHHLHDPHVLWTCIKQYGKTGSCVFVMDLLRPESEAAAREFVEKYTGEEPPILKEDFYNSLLAAYTLEEVGGQLARAGLSNLVIEQASDRHFVVKGIIKDP
- a CDS encoding UPF0280 family protein, which encodes MTGKPKKKKSAPDSFKDRAYRKIIAADNLVATEIKVRETDLHILAARDLTREATHLVVQYRNQLEQYIATHAKFLTSLLPVPFDNLAPPIAKDMMRAGAAAQVGPMAAVAGAIAEFVGKGLLTHEINEIMVENGGDIFLQKKNNCTVSIFAGDSPLSYKVGLAIPSRQMPLGICTSSGTVGHSLSLGSADSVTVLAPSTSLADAVATRLGNEIIKADDINRALGVAKSITGIIGAVIIRGDQLGAWGDIELVGLDD
- a CDS encoding TIGR04282 family arsenosugar biosynthesis glycosyltransferase, whose protein sequence is MKEIIRQKLIIFTRYPEPGNTKTRLIPALGPDGAADFQKRMTESIFQEIKQVVVRQGVEVDVYYEGGDDNSMRQWLGPEVSYFPQRGGDIGERMNHAFHEAFDSGAEQVVIIGTDCPSLTDEIVSNAFDKLESHDLVLGPALDGGYYLIGLNRPINKLFEGISWGSGIVREQTKSIAKNLWLQVYEVDILVDIDRPEDIIYFQTS
- a CDS encoding CvpA family protein, producing the protein MNTFDLIVFSIFILFIAWGAWKGFISQTASILALVLGYAAVGYFYGSSTHIEIPFLKPQIGFIVSYCLIFLVVYFAVIFLGKLLKKVVSFALLGWADRGLGSLFGFIKAFIVVNLLFMLLVGTLTKSSPFLKNSFSFPYLSQSTKIFLSLIKDKDIRSRLKP